In Kordia antarctica, the following proteins share a genomic window:
- the msrB gene encoding peptide-methionine (R)-S-oxide reductase MsrB, whose protein sequence is MKKIVLLAVFGLLLSCGTSAQEKKETTTKQETFKVTKTETEWKAQLSSEAFYVLREAGTERAFSSPLNKNYKKGTFYCAGCNTALFKSEHKFDSGTGWPSFDREIEGNVAFSTDYDLGYARTEEHCATCGGHLGHVFGDGPRKTTGKRHCINGVALKFVAE, encoded by the coding sequence ATGAAAAAGATAGTATTACTTGCCGTTTTCGGTTTATTATTAAGCTGTGGTACATCAGCACAAGAAAAAAAAGAGACAACTACAAAACAAGAAACGTTTAAGGTTACTAAAACCGAAACTGAATGGAAAGCACAATTGAGTTCTGAAGCTTTTTATGTGTTACGAGAAGCTGGAACCGAACGCGCTTTTAGCAGTCCGTTGAATAAAAATTACAAAAAAGGAACGTTCTATTGTGCAGGTTGCAATACGGCTTTGTTTAAGAGTGAACATAAGTTCGATTCTGGAACAGGTTGGCCAAGTTTTGATCGTGAGATTGAAGGAAATGTAGCATTTTCAACAGATTATGATCTTGGATATGCACGTACCGAAGAACATTGCGCAACTTGTGGCGGACATTTAGGACACGTTTTTGGTGATGGCCCAAGAAAAACCACAGGAAAAAGACATTGTATTAATGGAGTTGCTTTGAAGTTTGTAGCTGAATAA
- a CDS encoding POT-type proton-dependent oligopeptide transporter: MQKITHQKHSVYSVIYLIATLFERAGYYGLRVLLVVYLTSELLLNGGTESLSYPVVLSIYGIFISTLIGTQFLGGLLGDLVFKNKNAIILGGILQAIGAFILCIPSITAVYIGLGFITIGTGLYRPNIMAYFGKLYTNNTKLLDAAYTIHYGFINLGAFIGVLLLGYIGEIYGWMYGFGLAGVFFLISIVLPLLSKEKIVKNKDLKQFALNHRILKIVLVILVVGLFWALFEIGYLKRIESQISLSKVVSFENLDSIFQQLESFFMIPVVIVFAILWSWYYNHQFVKLAIGFIFAVASYGILFLIPEVVTIYHFWLFIFSLFLLTLAEIHIAPILYATLAKYGNPKYLATLIASSLVLTRLFFAMHQLFSDEIYEDSSFTLKIAFGGMFIFAVILSAGVILGRKYLKSNA; this comes from the coding sequence ATGCAGAAAATAACACACCAAAAACATAGTGTATACTCAGTAATATATCTAATAGCAACATTGTTTGAAAGAGCAGGTTATTATGGACTAAGAGTCTTGCTAGTAGTATACTTAACAAGTGAGCTCTTGCTAAATGGAGGAACTGAGAGTTTGTCATATCCAGTTGTACTTTCAATTTATGGAATATTTATATCTACTTTAATAGGAACACAATTTTTAGGAGGACTTTTGGGCGATTTAGTATTCAAAAATAAAAATGCAATCATTTTAGGAGGAATATTACAAGCAATAGGCGCTTTTATTTTGTGCATTCCTTCCATAACAGCAGTTTACATTGGTTTAGGTTTCATTACGATAGGAACAGGTTTATACAGACCAAATATCATGGCATACTTTGGAAAACTCTACACAAACAACACAAAATTGTTAGATGCAGCGTATACAATTCACTATGGATTTATAAATCTTGGCGCATTTATCGGAGTCTTACTACTTGGATATATAGGCGAAATATATGGCTGGATGTATGGATTTGGGTTGGCTGGTGTATTTTTTTTAATTTCAATAGTATTGCCGCTACTTTCCAAAGAAAAAATTGTTAAAAATAAGGATTTAAAACAGTTTGCATTAAATCATCGGATACTAAAAATAGTGCTAGTTATACTGGTTGTTGGCTTATTTTGGGCGCTATTTGAAATTGGGTATTTAAAACGAATTGAGTCGCAAATAAGTCTTTCCAAAGTTGTAAGTTTTGAAAATTTAGATTCTATATTCCAACAATTAGAATCATTTTTTATGATTCCTGTTGTAATTGTATTTGCAATACTTTGGTCTTGGTATTACAATCATCAATTCGTAAAACTGGCAATTGGTTTTATATTTGCGGTTGCATCTTATGGAATTCTATTTTTAATTCCTGAAGTTGTAACGATTTATCACTTTTGGCTGTTCATTTTTTCATTATTTTTATTAACTCTAGCAGAAATACATATTGCTCCAATTTTATACGCAACACTTGCTAAATATGGAAATCCAAAATATTTAGCAACACTCATTGCGTCTTCTTTAGTCTTGACAAGATTATTTTTTGCTATGCATCAATTATTTTCAGATGAAATTTATGAAGATTCTTCATTTACATTAAAAATTGCATTTGGCGGAATGTTTATATTTGCAGTAATTCTTAGTGCTGGTGTAATTCTTGGAAGAAAATATTTAAAAAGTAATGCGTAA
- the lpdA gene encoding dihydrolipoyl dehydrogenase, translated as MSTYDIIVLGSGPGGYVTAIRASQLGLKTAVIEKESLGGVCLNWGCIPTKALLKSAQVFEYLKHAEDYGLSVKDADKDFDAVVKRSRGVADGMSKGVQFLMKKNKIDVLEGFGTLKAGKNVDVKGKDGKTTEYSAKHIVIATGARSRELPNLPQDGKKVIGYREAMTLKEQPKKMIVVGSGAIGVEFAYFYNSMGTEVTIVEYLPKIVPVEDDDVSKQLERSFKKSGIKIMTSAEVTSVDISGNGVKATVKTKKGEEVLEADIVLSAVGIKTNIENIGLEAVGIATDRDKILVNDFYQTNIPGYYAIGDVTPGQALAHVASAEGILCVEKIAGMHVEALDYGNIPGCTYCSPEIASVGLTEKQAIEKGYEIKVGNFPFSASGKASASGAKEGFVKVIFDAKYGEWLGCHMIGAGVTDMIAEAVLGRKLETTGHEVLKAVHPHPTMSEAVMEAVAAAYGEVIHL; from the coding sequence ATGAGTACATACGATATCATCGTTTTAGGAAGTGGTCCTGGCGGATATGTTACTGCCATTAGAGCATCTCAATTAGGATTAAAAACAGCCGTAATTGAGAAAGAAAGTTTAGGTGGCGTTTGCTTAAATTGGGGATGTATTCCAACGAAAGCATTATTGAAATCAGCACAAGTTTTTGAGTATTTGAAACATGCCGAAGATTACGGATTGTCAGTGAAAGATGCCGATAAGGATTTTGACGCTGTCGTAAAACGGAGTCGTGGCGTTGCTGACGGAATGAGCAAAGGTGTTCAGTTTTTGATGAAGAAAAACAAGATTGATGTCCTAGAAGGTTTCGGAACATTGAAAGCCGGAAAGAACGTTGATGTTAAAGGTAAAGACGGTAAAACTACCGAATATAGCGCAAAACATATTGTAATTGCTACTGGAGCGCGTTCGCGCGAATTGCCAAACTTGCCACAAGATGGTAAGAAAGTGATTGGTTATAGAGAAGCAATGACGCTGAAAGAACAACCAAAGAAGATGATTGTAGTTGGATCTGGAGCAATTGGTGTTGAGTTCGCATATTTTTACAATTCGATGGGAACGGAAGTTACGATTGTAGAATATTTACCAAAGATTGTTCCTGTGGAAGATGATGATGTTTCGAAACAATTGGAGCGTTCGTTCAAGAAAAGTGGAATTAAAATTATGACATCTGCAGAAGTAACTTCGGTTGATATTTCTGGAAATGGCGTAAAAGCAACTGTGAAAACGAAAAAAGGCGAAGAAGTATTGGAAGCTGACATTGTACTTTCGGCAGTTGGAATTAAAACAAATATTGAAAATATTGGACTTGAAGCTGTCGGAATTGCAACGGATAGAGATAAAATTTTAGTGAACGATTTTTACCAAACAAATATTCCTGGATATTACGCTATTGGCGATGTAACTCCTGGACAAGCCTTGGCACATGTTGCTTCTGCGGAAGGAATTTTATGCGTAGAGAAAATTGCAGGAATGCACGTAGAAGCTTTAGATTATGGAAATATTCCTGGTTGTACGTATTGTTCTCCTGAGATTGCTTCTGTTGGTTTAACAGAGAAACAAGCAATAGAAAAAGGATATGAAATTAAAGTTGGAAACTTCCCGTTTTCAGCTTCTGGAAAAGCAAGTGCTAGCGGAGCAAAAGAAGGTTTTGTAAAAGTAATTTTCGATGCAAAATACGGAGAATGGTTAGGTTGCCACATGATTGGCGCTGGCGTTACCGATATGATTGCAGAAGCCGTTTTAGGTAGAAAGCTAGAAACTACAGGTCATGAAGTGTTGAAAGCGGTACATCCGCATCCAACAATGAGTGAAGCTGTAATGGAAGCCGTTGCCGCCGCTTATGGCGAAGTCATTCATTTATAA
- a CDS encoding Dph6-related ATP pyrophosphatase, which produces MKKAYFNWSTGKDSSLALYHVLRQKEYSITQLVTTVNKDYERVSMHGLREELLDTQVERLQIPLKKIYFPAEVSMSSYDETMRKATEELVANGFQYGIFGDIFLEDLRNYREEKLKEVGIIGVFPLWKQDTKALIKEFISLGFKAITVCVNAKLLDESFVGRILDESFLNDLPSTVDPCGENGEFHTFVFDGPLFSSPIDFTIGEKVLKTYSPSKKEEDTCSSDDSTWDTAFWYCDLIPK; this is translated from the coding sequence ATGAAGAAAGCATACTTTAATTGGAGCACAGGAAAAGATTCCTCTTTGGCACTTTATCATGTCTTACGACAGAAAGAATACAGCATTACACAACTCGTAACAACAGTAAATAAAGACTATGAACGTGTTTCTATGCACGGTTTGCGTGAAGAATTGTTAGATACACAAGTAGAACGCTTACAAATTCCATTGAAAAAAATATACTTTCCGGCAGAAGTTTCTATGTCGAGTTATGATGAAACCATGCGAAAAGCAACGGAAGAATTGGTTGCTAATGGTTTTCAATATGGAATATTTGGCGATATATTTTTAGAAGATTTACGCAACTATCGCGAGGAAAAACTCAAAGAAGTTGGTATTATAGGTGTTTTTCCATTATGGAAACAAGATACAAAAGCATTGATAAAAGAATTCATCTCGTTGGGTTTTAAAGCCATTACGGTTTGTGTAAACGCAAAACTATTAGATGAATCTTTTGTTGGAAGAATCCTAGATGAAAGCTTTCTAAATGATTTACCTTCTACGGTTGATCCTTGTGGCGAAAATGGAGAATTTCACACGTTTGTATTTGACGGGCCATTATTTTCATCACCAATTGACTTTACTATTGGCGAAAAAGTGTTAAAAACGTATTCGCCTTCTAAAAAAGAAGAAGATACCTGTTCCTCAGACGATTCTACTTGGGATACGGCTTTTTGGTACTGCGATTTGATTCCGAAATAG
- a CDS encoding AAA family ATPase — protein MKILIIGASGSGTTTLGKALSVATNFKHLDVDDYYWKVTNPPFQEKISLAERTKNLTIDFHNHTNVIVSGSLVSWGKAWKTAFDLAIFVTLDKNIRMQRLEQREFERYGDKLVTDLKVKETSEAFLAWAKRYDDSTFTGRSMKIHLDWLALLSCKTLTIDSALSLENNVSTVLRKI, from the coding sequence ATGAAAATCCTAATCATCGGCGCATCAGGTTCAGGAACAACGACGTTGGGAAAAGCACTTTCTGTTGCAACTAATTTTAAACATTTAGATGTAGACGATTATTATTGGAAAGTCACAAATCCGCCGTTTCAAGAAAAAATTTCGTTGGCAGAACGCACAAAAAACTTAACAATTGATTTTCATAATCACACAAATGTTATTGTCAGCGGTTCCTTAGTAAGTTGGGGAAAAGCGTGGAAAACCGCCTTCGATTTGGCAATTTTTGTAACCTTGGACAAAAACATTCGCATGCAACGACTCGAACAACGAGAATTTGAACGTTATGGAGATAAATTGGTTACAGACCTAAAAGTAAAAGAAACTTCGGAAGCTTTTTTAGCTTGGGCAAAACGCTATGATGATTCTACATTTACAGGAAGATCTATGAAAATTCATCTCGATTGGTTAGCTTTACTTTCTTGTAAAACTCTCACAATTGATAGTGCGTTATCACTAGAAAATAATGTTTCAACAGTATTGCGAAAAATATGA
- a CDS encoding DUF3817 domain-containing protein yields MEPISKETNTLKAFRWIAILEGISYIAFFITMPLKYFMEMPKPNRIVGMTHGVLFLIYVLLAFLVTKEQKWNFKSFGILFLASLIPFATFYVERKYLRIK; encoded by the coding sequence ATGGAACCAATAAGTAAAGAAACCAACACATTAAAAGCTTTTCGCTGGATTGCGATTTTAGAAGGAATTTCATATATCGCTTTCTTTATTACAATGCCTCTAAAATATTTTATGGAAATGCCTAAACCAAATAGAATTGTAGGTATGACACATGGAGTATTATTTTTAATCTATGTGCTATTAGCGTTTTTAGTCACGAAAGAACAAAAATGGAATTTTAAAAGTTTTGGAATTTTATTTTTAGCTTCGTTAATTCCTTTTGCTACGTTTTATGTGGAACGAAAGTATTTGAGGATTAAATAG
- a CDS encoding glucose-1-phosphate adenylyltransferase, producing the protein MINDKVLSIILGGGQGSRLYPLTEARSKPAVPIAGKYRLVDIPISNCINSDIKRMFVLTQFNSASLNKHISNTFHFSFFSSAFVDVLAAEQTISSDKWFQGTADAVRQSMHHFLAHDFEYALILSGDQLYQMDFNQMIKKHEEANAEISIATYPVNAKDATSFGILKTNEENVITSFIEKPKADLLPDWTSEVSEEMKGEGRNYLASMGIYIFNRDLLIKLMDNPDTVDFGKEIIPQSIHEHKTVSFQYEGYWTDIGNIDSFFEANLGLTDDIPKFNLYDQKQRIYTHARILPTSKISGTTLNKAVIGDGCIIHAAKIERSVIGIRSRIGKESVVINTYMMGSDNYESLAEIDKKKINILMGIGERCHIKNAIIDRNCRIGDDVKINGGKHLEDKETDTYCIKEGIVVIKKGAVIPKGTII; encoded by the coding sequence ATGATTAACGACAAAGTACTAAGTATCATTTTAGGCGGTGGACAAGGTTCACGTTTATATCCACTAACAGAAGCAAGGTCAAAACCAGCAGTTCCAATTGCAGGAAAATACAGATTGGTTGATATTCCAATTTCAAACTGTATCAATTCGGATATTAAACGAATGTTTGTATTAACGCAATTCAACTCTGCATCGCTTAACAAACATATCTCAAACACATTTCACTTTAGCTTTTTCAGTTCGGCTTTTGTTGATGTCCTTGCGGCAGAACAGACAATTTCTAGTGACAAATGGTTTCAAGGAACGGCAGATGCGGTACGACAAAGTATGCATCATTTCTTAGCACACGATTTTGAATATGCGTTGATCCTTTCGGGAGATCAATTATACCAAATGGATTTCAACCAAATGATAAAAAAACATGAGGAAGCTAACGCAGAAATATCTATTGCAACATATCCTGTAAATGCTAAAGACGCAACATCGTTTGGAATTTTAAAAACGAATGAAGAAAATGTAATTACCTCATTTATTGAAAAACCAAAAGCAGATTTATTACCAGATTGGACTTCAGAAGTAAGTGAAGAAATGAAAGGTGAAGGTAGAAACTACTTAGCTTCTATGGGAATTTACATCTTCAATAGAGATTTACTTATCAAATTGATGGACAATCCTGATACGGTAGATTTTGGAAAAGAAATCATTCCACAAAGCATTCACGAACACAAAACCGTAAGTTTCCAATACGAAGGCTATTGGACAGATATTGGAAATATTGATTCGTTCTTTGAAGCCAATCTTGGATTAACAGACGACATTCCAAAATTCAATTTATACGATCAAAAGCAACGAATATATACGCATGCGCGAATATTGCCAACATCAAAAATCTCGGGAACGACGCTAAATAAAGCAGTTATTGGAGATGGTTGTATAATTCATGCAGCCAAAATAGAGCGTTCTGTCATTGGAATTAGATCACGTATTGGGAAAGAATCGGTGGTTATAAATACCTACATGATGGGAAGTGATAATTATGAATCTTTAGCTGAAATCGATAAAAAGAAAATTAATATTCTCATGGGAATTGGCGAGCGCTGTCATATTAAAAATGCAATTATCGACAGAAATTGTCGCATTGGAGATGATGTAAAAATAAATGGCGGGAAACATTTAGAAGACAAAGAAACAGATACGTATTGCATCAAAGAAGGAATTGTAGTAATCAAAAAAGGAGCTGTAATTCCTAAAGGAACAATTATTTAA
- a CDS encoding DUF1572 family protein, with product MNSVAENYLESTRKQFVYYKSLGDKTFAQLTDEEIHWQQNADSNSVSIMVKHIVGNMLSRWTNFLTEDGEKEWRHRDTEFEDTYTSKAEMLAAWEKGWKCLFDAINPLEAKDVSGIIYIRNQGHTVMEAITRQLCHYAYHIGQLVYIGTLIRGSEWTSLSIPKGKSTNYNTDKFSKDKGKRHFTEDL from the coding sequence ATGAATTCCGTAGCAGAAAATTATTTAGAAAGTACACGCAAACAGTTTGTCTATTACAAAAGCTTAGGCGATAAAACTTTTGCGCAATTAACTGATGAAGAAATTCACTGGCAACAGAATGCAGACAGCAATAGCGTTTCTATTATGGTGAAACATATTGTTGGGAATATGTTGAGTCGTTGGACAAATTTCCTTACGGAAGATGGCGAAAAGGAATGGCGACATCGTGATACAGAGTTTGAAGATACGTACACTTCAAAAGCCGAAATGCTTGCCGCTTGGGAGAAAGGTTGGAAATGTTTGTTTGATGCGATAAATCCGCTTGAAGCGAAAGATGTTTCCGGAATTATCTACATTCGAAATCAAGGTCACACAGTTATGGAAGCAATTACGCGTCAGTTGTGTCATTATGCGTATCATATTGGGCAACTAGTGTATATTGGCACCTTGATTCGTGGAAGTGAATGGACTTCGTTATCTATCCCGAAAGGGAAATCTACCAATTATAATACTGATAAGTTTAGTAAAGACAAAGGGAAACGACATTTTACTGAGGATTTGTAA
- the glgA gene encoding glycogen synthase, which produces MKVLFFTKEFPPYVYGGAGVHVEYLADELKQLMEVEVRSFGDQEINENNLSVKGFSGDHSSFANTDKKLKPVFNTLNTNLDMNADAIDANVVHCHTWYAQFAGIMAKLCYGTPLVITTHSLEPLRPWKREQLGRGYDASSWIEKTAIEMADAIIAVSEETKIDVLQHFNVNEDKIKVIYNGINLEQYQFTPEKTILEKFNIDVSKPYVLFVGRITRQKGIIHLVNAIKHIDEHTQIVLCAGAPDTPEIEKEMKESIDAVKQTRKNVFWIAEMLPKADIIQLYSHATVFCCPSIYEPFGIINIEAMACKTPVVASAVGGIKEVVVQNETGILVQIEQQKTAPFEPVNPEKFSKDLADGINKIINDKELRNNMAIASRKRVEDFFDWKAIAKQTEALYKSIL; this is translated from the coding sequence ATGAAAGTACTTTTTTTTACAAAAGAATTCCCGCCATACGTATATGGAGGCGCAGGAGTTCATGTTGAATATTTAGCAGACGAATTGAAGCAACTCATGGAAGTTGAAGTACGAAGTTTTGGCGATCAAGAAATAAATGAAAACAACTTAAGTGTCAAAGGTTTTTCAGGCGATCATTCAAGCTTTGCAAATACAGATAAAAAACTAAAACCTGTATTCAATACGCTCAATACCAATCTTGATATGAACGCCGATGCAATTGATGCAAATGTGGTGCATTGTCACACTTGGTATGCACAATTTGCAGGAATCATGGCAAAACTGTGTTATGGAACTCCGTTAGTAATTACAACACATTCATTGGAGCCGTTACGACCTTGGAAACGTGAACAACTTGGAAGAGGTTATGATGCTTCTTCTTGGATTGAAAAAACAGCGATTGAAATGGCAGATGCGATTATTGCCGTATCGGAAGAAACAAAAATTGACGTATTGCAGCATTTCAATGTAAATGAAGATAAAATAAAAGTCATCTACAACGGAATCAATTTAGAGCAATATCAATTCACACCAGAAAAAACAATTCTTGAAAAATTCAATATAGACGTTTCAAAACCATATGTATTATTTGTGGGAAGAATAACGCGTCAGAAAGGAATCATTCATTTAGTAAATGCCATCAAACATATTGATGAGCATACGCAAATAGTGTTGTGTGCCGGCGCGCCAGATACTCCAGAAATCGAAAAAGAAATGAAGGAAAGTATCGATGCTGTAAAGCAAACACGAAAAAATGTATTTTGGATTGCTGAAATGTTGCCAAAAGCAGACATCATTCAACTCTATTCGCATGCAACGGTTTTTTGTTGTCCTTCTATATATGAACCATTTGGAATCATAAATATAGAAGCAATGGCTTGTAAAACACCTGTAGTTGCAAGTGCTGTTGGTGGAATTAAAGAAGTTGTTGTACAAAATGAAACTGGAATTTTAGTTCAAATTGAACAACAAAAGACAGCACCTTTTGAACCTGTAAATCCAGAAAAATTCTCCAAAGACTTGGCGGATGGAATCAACAAAATTATTAACGACAAAGAACTTAGAAATAACATGGCAATTGCAAGTAGAAAACGTGTAGAAGACTTTTTTGACTGGAAAGCAATCGCAAAACAAACAGAAGCATTATACAAATCCATACTATAA
- the aroQ gene encoding type II 3-dehydroquinate dehydratase, with the protein MKKMIIINGPNLNLLGKREPEIYGNATFEDYFKALQKQFSNVKLSYYQSNIEGELITKLQEVGFEYDGIILNAGAYTHTSIGIGDAIKAISTPVVEVHISNTFGRETFRHQSYISAHAKGVILGFGMQSYQLAMQSFVS; encoded by the coding sequence ATGAAAAAAATGATCATCATCAACGGACCTAACTTGAATCTGCTCGGAAAGCGTGAACCAGAAATTTACGGAAATGCTACGTTTGAAGATTATTTTAAAGCACTACAAAAACAGTTTTCGAATGTAAAACTAAGCTACTATCAATCCAATATAGAAGGCGAATTGATTACTAAACTACAAGAAGTTGGTTTTGAATATGATGGTATTATTTTAAATGCAGGCGCGTACACACATACTTCTATCGGAATTGGCGATGCAATCAAAGCCATCAGTACGCCAGTTGTCGAAGTACATATTTCCAATACATTTGGCAGAGAAACATTTAGGCATCAATCATATATTTCGGCACATGCAAAAGGTGTTATCTTAGGTTTTGGGATGCAAAGCTACCAATTGGCAATGCAGAGTTTCGTATCGTAA
- a CDS encoding uracil-DNA glycosylase family protein, producing MENLLEEILGCRICQDHLPLGVNPVLSAHKSSKIILIGQAPGLKVHQSGIPWDDMSGKRLRQWLNVSDETFYNPKNIALIPMGFCYPGKGKTGDLPPRKECAEAWHKQLLSKMQEAELVLLVGQYAQKYYLQENAKKTLTETVANYESYLPKYFPLPHPSPRNRFWLSKNPWFEKEVIPVLQQEISRLL from the coding sequence ATGGAAAATTTATTGGAAGAAATATTGGGTTGTAGAATTTGTCAAGATCACTTGCCACTTGGTGTGAATCCTGTTTTGTCTGCGCACAAATCTTCTAAGATTATTTTAATTGGACAAGCGCCAGGTTTGAAAGTACATCAAAGTGGAATTCCTTGGGATGATATGAGCGGAAAACGATTGCGGCAATGGCTGAATGTTTCCGATGAAACTTTTTATAATCCAAAGAATATTGCACTAATTCCGATGGGATTTTGTTATCCCGGAAAAGGAAAAACAGGCGATTTGCCTCCACGAAAAGAATGCGCAGAAGCTTGGCACAAACAGTTGTTGTCTAAAATGCAAGAGGCCGAATTGGTATTGCTTGTTGGACAATACGCGCAGAAATATTATCTACAAGAAAACGCTAAAAAGACTCTCACAGAAACTGTCGCAAATTATGAAAGTTATTTGCCAAAATACTTTCCGTTACCGCATCCGTCGCCAAGAAATCGTTTTTGGCTCAGTAAAAATCCTTGGTTTGAAAAAGAAGTGATTCCGGTGTTGCAGCAAGAAATTTCTAGACTTCTTTGA